From one Papio anubis isolate 15944 chromosome 12, Panubis1.0, whole genome shotgun sequence genomic stretch:
- the POLR2E gene encoding LOW QUALITY PROTEIN: DNA-directed RNA polymerases I, II, and III subunit RPABC1 (The sequence of the model RefSeq protein was modified relative to this genomic sequence to represent the inferred CDS: inserted 2 bases in 2 codons; substituted 2 bases at 2 genomic stop codons), translated as MDNEEETYLLWKIRKTIMQPCHDRGFLVTXDERDLTLKEFKAQFGXKPSEGQPRCTDLTALVAHKDDPTDQMFVFFPEEPKVGIKTVNASCRRLQQESLTRALIVAQQGMRPSAKQSLVDMAPKYILEQFVEQKLLINNTEHELVVPEYVIMTKEWVTELLARYKLRENQLPXDPTERYFGIKDGQVMKIVQPSXTVGRYLTYQLVQ; from the exons ATGGACAACGAGGAGGAGACGTACCTCCTCTGGAAAATCCGCAAGACCATCATGCAGCCGTGCCACGACCGTGGCTTCCTAGTGACCTAGGACGAGCGTGACCTCACACTGAAGGAGTTCAAAGCCCAGTTTG ACAAGCCAAGTGAGGGGCAGCCGCGGTGCACAGACCTCACTGCGCTGGTGGCCCACAAAGACGACCCCACCGACCAGATGTTTGTGTTCTTTCCAgaggagcccaaggtgggcatcAAGACCGTCAACGCGTCCTGCAGGCGCCTGCAGCAGGAGAGCCTCACGCGGGCCCTCATCGTGGCGCAGCAGGGCATGAGGCCCTCTGCCAAGCAGTCCCTGGTCGACATGGCTCCCAAGTACATCCTAGAGCAGTTTGTGGAGCAGAAGTTGCTCATCAACAACACAGAACACGAGCTAGTAGTCCCTGAGTACGTCATCATGACCAAGGAGTGGGTGACGGAGCTGTTGGCCCGATATAAGCTCCGAGAGAACCAGCTGC AGGATCCCACCGAGCGCTATTTTGGGATAAAGGATGGGCAGGTGATGAAGATCGTCCAACCCAGCTAGACGGTGGGCAGGTACCTCACCTACCAGTTGGTGCAGTAA